From Coturnix japonica isolate 7356 chromosome 1, Coturnix japonica 2.1, whole genome shotgun sequence, the proteins below share one genomic window:
- the LOC107321933 gene encoding zinc finger protein 239-like, giving the protein MDQGEDQDHEASKEICMGAEISPFLNHFASTDQQDLLSSIGGEEQLENSHGSQCGSTEAWRGDHREAEEAKLPCSAISLVKRQERRVAGAAQRAPGAERPTICSECGKGFSRSIHLIQHQRMHTGERPFLCGECGKGFSQSSNLIQHRRVHTGQKPYSCAECGKSFKNSSSLTIHQRIHTGERPYKCSECGKSFSDSSTCIKHQRMHTGERPYKCPACGKSFSQHSHLLQHQQVHNGVRPYSCGQCGKRFGQSSDLINHTRTHTGEKPYKCSQCGRGFSGNSNLIKHTRIHTGEQPYHCSQCGASFRFQPQLVRHQKHHTG; this is encoded by the exons ATGGACCAAGGAGAAGATCAGGATCATGAGGCCTCAAAGGAGATATGCATGG GTGCTGAGATCAGTCCCTTTCTGAATCACTTTGCAAGCACAGATCAGCAGGACTTGTTGTCCTCCATAGGAGGAGAGGAACAGCTGGAGAACAGCCATGGAAGTCAGTGTGGTTCCACAGAGGCATGGCGAGGTGACCACAGGGAGGCAGAGGAGGCCAAGCTGCCTTGCTCTGCCATCAGCCTGGTGAAAAGACAAGAGAGAAGGGTGGCAGGAGCCGCACAGCGAGCCCCTGGTGCAGAGCGGCCCACCATCTGCTCCGAGTGTGGCAAGGGATTCAGCCGGAGCATCCACCTCATCCAGCACCAGCGAATGCACACTGGGGAGCGCCCGTTCTTGTGCGGGGAGTGTGGCAAGGGCTTCAGCCAGAGCTCCAACCTCATCCAGCACCGACGGGTCCATACTGGCCAGAAACCCTACAGCTGTGCAGAGTGTGGGAAGAGCTTCAAAAACAGTTCCAGCCTCACCATCCACCAGCGCATCCACACAGGAGAGAGACCATATAAGTGCTCTGAGTGTGGGAAGAGCTTCAGTGACAGCTCCACCTGCATCAAACACCAGCGTATGCACACAGGCGAGCGGCCCTACAAGTGCCCAGCCTGTGGGAAAAGCTTCAGCCAACActcccacctcctccagcaccagcaggtTCACAACGGTGTCCGGCCTTACTCTTGTGGTCAGTGTGGCAAACGCTTTGGGCAGAGCTCTGACCTCATTAACCACACTCGTACCCACACCGGTGAGAAGCCTTACAAATGCAGCCAGTGCGGCCGGGGCTTCAGTGGCAACTCCAACCTCATCAAGCACACCCGCATCCACACGGGCGAGCAACCGTACCACTGCAGCCAGTGCGGAGCAAGCTTTCGTTTCCAGCCCCAGCTGGTGCGCCACCAAAAGCACCATACAGGGTAG